From Neosynechococcus sphagnicola sy1, one genomic window encodes:
- a CDS encoding IS256 family transposase, with translation WKDAKAVAADLKPIYQATTLEEAEAALDAFSTKWDALYPAISQIWIRHWDNVIPIFDDPMDIRKVIYTTNAIESLNRSLRKVIKTKAVFPDEESVFKLMYLAMNNIAKRWNRPIKNWKAALSHFAILFPGRFNY, from the coding sequence TTGGAAGGATGCTAAAGCGGTAGCGGCAGACCTGAAGCCAATCTATCAAGCCACCACGCTTGAGGAGGCCGAAGCAGCCCTAGATGCGTTTTCAACCAAATGGGATGCCCTTTATCCGGCGATTAGCCAGATTTGGATTCGGCATTGGGACAACGTCATTCCCATCTTTGATGATCCAATGGATATTCGCAAAGTCATCTACACCACCAATGCCATTGAGTCGCTCAATCGCTCATTGCGCAAGGTAATTAAGACCAAGGCTGTGTTCCCAGATGAGGAGTCCGTGTTCAAGTTGATGTATTTGGCAATGAACAACATTGCCAAGCGATGGAACCGACCAATTAAGAACTGGAAAGCAGCCTTGTCACATTTTGCTATCCTATTTCCAGGACGCTT